The sequence below is a genomic window from Daphnia pulicaria isolate SC F1-1A chromosome 6, SC_F0-13Bv2, whole genome shotgun sequence.
TTTATTAGACCAGCAACCAATGACACTTATGACCCCGGAATgatgtattattttttgtcaacTGTAGCTGATGTGTCATCAAATCCAAGACTAAATAGCAGTGCAGTTTACTTCAGTCCTAACATGTCCTACACCTCATCTTATAgatcatttttcaataaaaccCTTCCCCTTTTTGCCCCACGGACATTTAGAGCTGATGATTATAATGATCCTATTCACTTGGAACGCTATTCAACATTAAACATGTTTGATGTTCGGGATCTTGGTGCCATCTCAAAAAATAGCAAGAGTGAAAACTATACCACTGACTACTATCGGATCAACAAGTGGTACCAAGCTTGGCTTCCTGATCAAGTGGATGGTCGACAAGATACAAAAACAACATATCAAGTTAAAATTCGCTATGCCAACAACACAAATGAAACATTCACCTTCCATGGACCTCCTGGTGCTGATGAAGTTCCTGGGCCCCTGAAATGGACTCAACCTTATTTTGATTGTGGAAGATCTAACAAATGGGTAGTTGGAGCTGTAGTTCCAATAGCAGACATCTTCCCACGACATACTGGTTTTCGTCACATTGAATACCCCACGTAAGtcgcatttaaaaatttaattaaagaaaaaaataatcaattcattattttaaaaaaattcattagcTATACAGCTGCTGCAGTTATGGAAATGGATTTTGAAAGAATAGACATAAATCAGTGTCCGAAAGGACAAGGAAATGATGGTCCCAACAGATTTTCTAATACTGATAGATGTAAAGAAACAACAGAAGTAATGTGTTTAAAAATTCGTAGTTATCTTGACATCCCttattaaaattcattatttaATTTGCAGTGTGAACCTATACATGGATACGGATTTCGACGAGGGGGATACCAATGCCGATGTAAACCTGGACACAGATTGCCAAATACAGTTCGTCGACCTTATCTCGGGGAAATTGTCGAACGAGCTACCAGTGAACAGCACCatgaaaattttcattgtgaAAAAATTGGCTGTAAATTGCTAAGTCATTACTTTTTACTAAGACTTTTGTGAAGAACATATTTTTTACACCAGGGATTCAGAAGCAACCAGTTCAGTGGGGGAAAATGACGCCATTATTAAGGCTTCAATACTTAGAGCGTAATTCTAATTACATGAATTCGACTCAAGGTCCAAATTCGACTCATACCAAGGCAAAGAATATTGATCACATAATTAGTTTCATTCGATCTGTCAACGAACATAACTGTAATAAcaggtatttatttttcatttcttccttgGTTTTTGTAATTTAGTATTTCTTCCCACTAATACTTATTCCTTTATTAGAAATCTCTTCTCTCCGGATGATTTGGTCTTGCACGGTGACATTGGTTTCGGAGCAGAGCAACAATTTGAGAACGAGGCTAGGATGGCTTTACGTTTGGCAAATTTCTTAAGCGCATTTTTACAGGTTTAACAACATTTGCACATTAGCTGTTTACGTTGTTTCATATTAATCATATAGTATTTTGTTTAGGTTGTTGATTCGACTGAAGTATTTTCTGGGAATCGTTTAGCTGATCGCCCTCTAACTGAAGATCAATTAATGGCCGAGACCTTAGCTCTTGTACTaggaaacacaaaaatatgGGCAGCTGGAACGTTTTGGGAGCGTCGAAAATTTCCTAATCGCACCCTTTTTGCTCCTTACGCCTACAAGGAGCAGCTTAATACGCGAAAGTTCAAACTTGAAGATCTTGCTCGTTTAAATTCCACTGGTATTatgattaaattattatttttaaaaagagttaAACATCTTCTTCGTCTTAACTTAACTTCTTAAAACTCTTTTGAACGTTTGTTTTAACAGATGATTTATATCTTAAAAAACCATGGTATCAACATTTAAAGTCACGTTGGTCAACTAACTTTGATGatctggaaaaatattttctgaaaATGCGAATTCGTTCCGAAGAATATGCCGATCACACGCAGAAATACGAGCATTTCCCAATTTCCTACAAGTAagatatcttaaaaaaaaaaaaaagatttagcaTTTTTGGGGATTTATTGGCCTTCGAGTGAAATAACAATGTATGCGTTTTACTAGGGCTGCTGATTTACGCCATGGTTATTGGACGCGACCTTACTTTGATTGCAATGGATTCGTTAAAAAATGGGTTGCAACCTATGCAGCTCCTTTCTTTGGCTGGGATTCATTACGGACTAAATTGGAATTTAAAGGAGTTGTCACCGTCACCATGGATTTACAGACTTTAGATATAAACCAATGTCCTGGTAAATATCATACGCCGAACGCCTTTAAAGAAACCAACAAATGCGATCTCAAAACTTCTTATGTAAGTTCTTTTCATACTCTCAAGATCCCGTTtcattttaagatttttgtaATAACTGGATTTTCGTTGGATTTGTATTTTGATATAGTGTGTTCCAATATTGGGACGAGGCTTTGATACTGGTGGTTACAAGTGTGAGTGCAAGCAAGGCTACGAGTATCCTTTCGAAGATGCCATAACTTACTTCGACGGGCAGCTAGTAGAATCGGAATTTCTGAATCTAGTGGCAAATCAAGCAACCCGATATGATATGTACAAATGTCGTCTTGCTAGTGCCTCTACTAATGGCTCAACTTGGgttatgatttttgtttttgcggtTATCACAAACATGGTAACACTTTGGTTTACGCATTAAGAATCTCGTTGTACCGTGGATCTTTAGGA
It includes:
- the LOC124341680 gene encoding uncharacterized protein LOC124341680; the protein is MCLRVTFPFFTLTCLLVAAAILGNHSVTAQFEWQSRDEFDALKYQMDSVTADNCPIKNVNELHMPEDAVSHLPDIKDININPVFPNRTALLHLHNMALNRAFFWSYILQARFIRPATNDTYDPGMMYYFLSTVADVSSNPRLNSSAVYFSPNMSYTSSYRSFFNKTLPLFAPRTFRADDYNDPIHLERYSTLNMFDVRDLGAISKNSKSENYTTDYYRINKWYQAWLPDQVDGRQDTKTTYQVKIRYANNTNETFTFHGPPGADEVPGPLKWTQPYFDCGRSNKWVVGAVVPIADIFPRHTGFRHIEYPTYTAAAVMEMDFERIDINQCPKGQGNDGPNRFSNTDRCKETTECEPIHGYGFRRGGYQCRCKPGHRLPNTVRRPYLGEIVERATSEQHHENFHCEKIGWIQKQPVQWGKMTPLLRLQYLERNSNYMNSTQGPNSTHTKAKNIDHIISFIRSVNEHNCNNRNLFSPDDLVLHGDIGFGAEQQFENEARMALRLANFLSAFLQVVDSTEVFSGNRLADRPLTEDQLMAETLALVLGNTKIWAAGTFWERRKFPNRTLFAPYAYKEQLNTRKFKLEDLARLNSTDDLYLKKPWYQHLKSRWSTNFDDLEKYFLKMRIRSEEYADHTQKYEHFPISYKAADLRHGYWTRPYFDCNGFVKKWVATYAAPFFGWDSLRTKLEFKGVVTVTMDLQTLDINQCPGKYHTPNAFKETNKCDLKTSYCVPILGRGFDTGGYKCECKQGYEYPFEDAITYFDGQLVESEFLNLVANQATRYDMYKCRLASASTNGSTWVMIFVFAVITNMVTLWFTH